CCGTGATTGTATCAGACGGAAAGCAAGAAAAAATAGCAATCGGCGCTGGTGTTGCATTTAACAAGAAGAAAAAGGACATTGTTAATCCAACAAAGATTGAAAAGCTGTTTGTTGTAAAAGAAAATGAGAAATTACAAGAACTAATCATGCGTATACCGGAAGAACATCTGCTTACCTCCGAAGAAATTATTGCTTATGCCGAACAACAGCTTGGAACAAAGTTAAATGAACATATTCTGTTAGCTCTGACCGATCATCTTTCCTTTGCCATTGAACGTACAAAGGAAGGAATTCATTTACAAAATAAATTGTTACAAGAAATAAAAATCATGTACCGTGAAGAGTTCAATATCGGGCTGTGGGCGATTAACCATGTAAAAGATAAACTACATATTGAACTACCTATTGATGAAGCAGCATTTATTGCACTACATGTCCATACAATGAAAATTAAAGGAGGTGATTTGCATGAAACGGTAAGACAAACAGCGATCGTCAAAGATATGATTGAAGCAATTCAGCATGATTTGGACATCACCTTTGATGAAAACACGCTCGCTTTTGAACGTTTAATGACACATTTAAGGTTTGCCTTAAATCGCGTGAATCATTGTGAAACGCATTCGTTAGATCAAGAAATGCTTGCTATGATTAAAAAGAAATTTAAACGTTCTTACCGTTGTTCTGTTAACGTTGCAAAAAAAATTGCTGCAAACCATGGGATTGAGCTACCTCCAGAAGAATTAGGCTATATTACATTACACATCGAACGTCTTAAAAAATACCAATAATACAGCTTGTTTTACTCACCACCTTGTTGGTAACGCTTTCATTATAATTACTAACTATTATTTGATGACAGTATCTTTCACGCTTTAATTCATAACTATTATAAGGAGGAATTTATTATGATGAATTATATACAGCGACTTGGTCGATCCCTTATGCTACCAGTAGCCGTTCTGCCAGCAGCTGCCATACTATCTGGAATTGGCTACTGGATTGATAAAGACCAAGTAAACACTGTAGCTGTTTTTCTAAACCAAGCAGGTAATTCTATTATAGGCAATATACCAATTCTGTTTGCTATTGGGGTTGCATTGGGTTTAGCCAAAAATAAAGATGGCTCAGCAGCATTAAGTGGTCTCGTCGGATTCTTAGTCGTAACAACCCTGCTTTCCACCGATTCCGTAGCCCTGCTACAAGGAATTGAAGCAGAAAGTGTCGATGCCGCATTTAGCGCAAGTAAAAATGTTTTTATTGGAATCATATCTGGTATGGTTGCTTCTATTATGTATAACCGCTTTAGTCATGTACAACTACCTGATGCCT
This genomic interval from Virgibacillus pantothenticus contains the following:
- a CDS encoding PRD domain-containing protein; the encoded protein is MRITKILNNNAVIVSDGKQEKIAIGAGVAFNKKKKDIVNPTKIEKLFVVKENEKLQELIMRIPEEHLLTSEEIIAYAEQQLGTKLNEHILLALTDHLSFAIERTKEGIHLQNKLLQEIKIMYREEFNIGLWAINHVKDKLHIELPIDEAAFIALHVHTMKIKGGDLHETVRQTAIVKDMIEAIQHDLDITFDENTLAFERLMTHLRFALNRVNHCETHSLDQEMLAMIKKKFKRSYRCSVNVAKKIAANHGIELPPEELGYITLHIERLKKYQ